In Carya illinoinensis cultivar Pawnee chromosome 9, C.illinoinensisPawnee_v1, whole genome shotgun sequence, the following are encoded in one genomic region:
- the LOC122276776 gene encoding uncharacterized protein LOC122276776: MEKMEEFVGEFSVAVSFKMAEDNFMWAFAGIYGPNADNIRKLLWEEIAGISSWWDLPWCIGGDFNITRFPSERSGNSQLSPTMTEFSDCIFDLNLVDLPLVGGPFTWSNNQIYSRLDRFLISPDWECHYLEVSQKRLPRLCSDHFPILLDGGGIQGGRRSFMFENMWLKSEGFVDKVRHWWSSYQFHGTPSFILVGKLKALKNDLKHWNSQSFGDVGEQKQTMTEEIQIFDRITEERALTPEELLRKTELVLELERILSLEEISWR; encoded by the coding sequence ATGGAGAAAATGGAGGAGTTTGTAGGGGAATTTTCAGTGGCTGTATCTTTTAAGATGGCGGAAGACAATTTTATGTGGGCATTTGCAGGTATATATGGGCCCAATGCTGACAACATTAGAAAACTTTTATGGGAGGAAATAGCTGGAATTTCGAGCTGGTGGGACCTCCCCTGGTGCATAGGCGGTGACTTTAATATCACAAGATTCCCTAGTGAAAGATCAGGAAACAGTCAACTAAGTCCAACCATGACGGAGTTCTCAGATTGTATTTTTGATTTGAACTTGGTGGACCTCCCACTTGTAGGTGGCCCTTTCACATGGTCCAACAACCAGATTTACTCTCGACTAGATAGATTCCTAATTTCGCCAGATTGGGAATGTCATTACCTGGAGGTATCTCAAAAGAGATTACCACGTCTATGTTCGGATCACTTTCCTATTTTACTGGATGGAGGTGGTATTCAAGGTGGTCGGCGTTCTTTtatgtttgaaaacatgtggcttaaAAGTGAAGGCTTTGTGGACAAGGTAAGACATTGGTGGTCTTCTTATCAGTTTCATGGCACCCCCTCTTTTATTCTCGTAGGTAAACTAAAAGCTCTAAAGAACGATTTAAAGCATTGGAATTCTCAAAGTTTTGGAGATGTGGGAGAACAAAAGCAAACCATGACCGAGGAGATTCAGATTTTTGATAGAATCACCGAAGAAAGAGCCCTCACCCCAGAGGAACTTTTACGGAAGACAGAGCTGGTTTTAGAATTAGAAAGAAtattatctttagaagagatttCTTGGCGTTAG
- the LOC122276723 gene encoding pectinesterase-like codes for MDNHRPLLENPKTSPFRTLCLILSLAAIISSSALVATHLLQANFSDPHLQHHICDQAHNPASCLAMVTEVVGDTNNIVQMNHVHLLQVFLKRSAYEIQKVKGRAQDVKHRINDPKEQLALLDCVQLMELSRDRIFDSIAALENMTGRSCEDAHAWLSSVLTNHVTCWDGLEGIARASMEPGVKDLISRARNFLAMLLAVSSLKTEVTKPLNGGFPSWVTNRDRKLLQALPKEIKANVVVAKDGSGKYRTVKEAVASAPNKSKIRYVIYVKKGTYKENVEVGKNKQNVMIVGDGMSSTIITGSLNVIDGSTTFKSATVAAVGDGFIAQDIWFQNTAGPQKHQAVALRVGADQSIINRCRIDAYQDTLYAHSNRQFYRDSYITGTVDFIFGNAAVVFQNCKIVARKPMSGQANMVTAQGRTDPNQATGTSIQKCDIIASSDLEPVKGSVRSYLGRPWKEYSRTVVMQSYIGNHIDPAGWSVWSKDFALKTLYYGEYTNRGPGAGTSKRVNWPGYHLITRAEEAKKFTVAELIQGGNWLKSSGVAYSEGL; via the exons ATGGACAACCATCGACCGCTGTTGGAGAATCCTAAGACTTCTCCCTTCAGAACTCTATGCTTAATTCTCTCCCTAGCTGCCATCATAAGCTCATCTGCACTTGTTGCTACCCATCTACTTCAAGCCAACTTCTCCGATCCTCACCTACAACACCACATCTGTGATCAAGCCCACAACCCAGCCTCATGCTTAGCCATGGTCACAGAAGTGGTGGGGGACACGAACAATATCGTGCAAATGAACCATGTCCATCTACTGCAAGTGTTCTTAAAAAGATCAGCCTACGAAATACAAAAAGTCAAGGGGAGAGCCCAAGATGTCAAGCATAGGATTAACGATCCTAAAGAACAACTGGCTTTACTTGATTGTGTGCAACTAATGGAATTGTCCAGGGACAGGATCTTTGATTCCATAGCGGCTCTTGAAAATATGACCGGCCGTTCCTGTGAAGATGCCCATGCATGGCTAAGCAGTGTTCTTACCAACCATGTCACATGCTGGGATGGCTTAGAGGGAATAGCCCGGGCCTCGATGGAGCCAGGGGTCAAGGACTTGATATCGAGGGCCAGAAACTTCCTAGCCATGCTTCTCGCGGTTTCATCCTTGAAAACCGAAGTGACTAAGCCACTAAACGGGGGATTCCCCTCATGGGTCACGAATAGGGATCGGAAGCTTTTACAAGCTTTGCCAAAGGAAATCAAGGCCAACGTTGTGGTGGCTAAGGATGGGAGTGGGAAGTACAGAACTGTGAAAGAAGCTGTGGCATCGGCACCCAATAAAAGCAAAATTAGGTACGTCATTTATGTGAAGAAGGGCACCTATAAAGAAAATGTTGAGGTTGGGAAGAACAAACAGAACGTGATGATCGTTGGTGATGGCATGAGCTCAACGATTATCACTGGCAGTTTGAATGTTATCGATGGATCGACTACTTTCAAGTCTGCAACTGTCG CTGCTGTTGGTGATGGATTCATCGCCCAAGACATCTGGTTCCAAAACACGGCCGGGCCACAGAAGCACCAAGCGGTGGCACTTCGTGTTGGAGCCGACCAATCCATCATAAACCGCTGCCGCATTGACGCCTATCAGGACACACTCTACGCCCACTCCAACAGGCAATTCTACCGAGACTCCTACATCACAGGAACCGTGGATTTCATCTTCGGCAATGCGGCTGTCGTGTTCCAAAACTGCAAAATAGTAGCCCGAAAGCCCATGAGTGGACAGGCCAACATGGTAACAGCCCAAGGTCGAACTGACCCAAACCAAGCCACCGGGACTTCAATCCAAAAGTGTGACATAATAGCAAGCTCTGATCTGGAGCCCGTGAAGGGCTCGGTCCGATCATACTTGGGTCGACCGTGGAAGGAATATTCAAGAACAGTGGTCATGCAGTCGTACATAGGTAACCATATTGATCCGGCAGGGTGGTCGGTGTGGAGTAAAGATTTTGCATTAAAGACACTGTATTACGGAGAGTATACTAATAGGGGACCAGGAGCTGGTACTAGCAAGAGAGTGAACTGGCCTGGCTACCATCTCATTACTAGAGCAGAGGAAGCCAAAAAATTCACCGTTGCTGAGCTGATACAGGGAGGGAATTGGTTGAAGTCCTCTGGAGTTGCTTATTCTGAAGGGTtgtga
- the LOC122276775 gene encoding uncharacterized protein LOC122276775 — protein sequence MERSWMNEPDRLLSPVYAEGINPNYTHWIFHGEEETTLDVSDDDLGDEFMAGDEYIDDMQHMLDDVRACTFVDVPQENTATPNTPPIPEDSPATAFDKLLDDARRPLFDGCTKFTKLSFIVKLLHIKSIGGWSIKSFDMLLDLLRSSFPDALLPQSYEESRSLERGLGFKYDKIHACPNDCILFWKENAALNECPVCKASRWMPNAHGSRVIPQKVLRHFPLKPRLQRLFMSAKIAGDMRWHKEQRAIEDTSMRHPTDSECWKRFDEHHSWFAADPRNVRLGLACDGFTPFNNLAKPHSIWPSPGNEIDVYLQPLLDELLELWEYGVSTYDAVSKETFMLHAALLWTINDFPAYGNISGWSTKGKLACLSCNAEGDYNWLKYGQKYCYMGHRRFLPLDHIWRRRKGLFNGKEDHRMPPRDIGGYNILTQLQMIGDV from the exons atggaGAGAAGTTGGATGAACGAGCCCGATAGACTTTTATCACCTGTATATGCCGAAG GGATCAATCCAAACTACACCCattggatatttcatggggaggaggagacAACATTGGACGTCAGCGACGATGATCTTGGTGACGAGTTTATGGCCGGAGATGAGTATATCGATGACATGCAGCATATGTTGGATGACGTACGGGCATGCACCTTTGTTGATGTGCCCCAAGAAAACACTGCTACGCCAAATACTCCACCAATACCTGAAGATTCCCCAGCAACTGCTTTTGACAAACTACTGGATGATGCTCGACGTCCTCTTTTCGACGGGTGTACAAAATTCACAAAGTTGTCATTCATTGTCAAGTTATTACACATCAAATCAATCGGTGGATGGTCAATTAAGTCATTTGATATGCTCCTTGATCTGTTGCGGTCATCTTTTCCTGATGCGCTCttgccacaatcatatgaggaATCAAGGTCTTTGGAGCGCGGGTTGGGTTTCAAGTACGACAAAATCCATGCGTGCCCCaatgactgcatcttattctggaaaGAAAATGCCGCTCTTAATGAATGCCCTGTATGTAAGGCTTCGAGGTGGATGCCAAATGCACACGGCTCACGCGTtatacctcaaaaagtgttACGCCATTTTCCATTGAAACCAAGATTGCAGCGTCTTTTTATGTCTGCAAAGATAGCAggtgatatgagatggcataaagagcaacGGGCGATAGAAGATACTAGTATGAGACATCCGACTGACTCTGAGTGTTGGAAGagatttgatgaacatcatagTTGGTTTGCTGCGGATCCACGCAATGTTAGGCTCGGTCTGGCCTGTGACGGATTCACTCCCTTCAACAACTTGGCTAAGCCccatagcatttggcca TCACCAGGGAATGAGATCGATGTGTACTTGCAGCCGTTGCTTGATGAACTGCTTGAATTGTGGGAATATGGGGTATCAACATATGATGCCGTATCTAAGGAGACGTTTATGTTGCATGCTGCATTgttgtggacaatcaatgacttccCTGCCTACGGGAATATTTCTGGTTGGTCAACAAAGGGAAAATTAGCTTGTCTGTCTTGCAATGCCGAGGGTGACTACAATTGGTTGAAATATGGccaaaaatattgttatatgggacaccgACGCTTCTTACCGCTAGATCACATATGGAGACGACGGAAAGGATTGTTCAAcggtaaagaagatcatcgcATGCCGCCAAGAGATATAGGAGGATACAATATTCTGACTCAATTACAGATGATTGGGGATGTTTAG
- the LOC122276073 gene encoding pentatricopeptide repeat-containing protein At4g21170, with product MLHKARYLLKPFSTSTPASLTWRTQIKQDQLASQISSLLLQRRNWVPLLQNLNLSSKLTPSLFLQIIQKTQNSPEISLNFFNWAKTNLGFQPDLPSHCQIIQLSLASGLVQPVKPLLGSLIQCHPAPVLVQCLLRVCRGRDSQSNLLSLVLECYSQKGLFMEGLEVLGKMRGRGCTPSVRACSALLDSLLRENETKLAWCCYGAVIRCGVSPDRSMWSLVAQILFKNGKFERIVRLLDVGLYTSVICNLVVDCYSKSGDFGAAFDILNQMYDRKIDPGFSTYSSVLDGACKYENAAVIENIMSIMVEKKLLPKILSFEYDLVVQKLCDLGKTYAAEMFFCRARDESSGLQDATYGCMLRALSKEGRLEEAIPIYRLISERGLTVNDSSYNAFVNVLCKENQSEEACELLRDVVRRGSTPCASELSRFIASQCNRGRWREAEEVLNLTLEKGLLPDSLCCCLLMVHYCSSRRIDSAMALHDKMERWNNGLDAATYNVLLKALFSGKRIEAAVRVFEYMRRMNLVSSASFTIMISGLCRAKELRKAIKIHDEMLNMGLKPDRAAYKRLIRGFK from the coding sequence ATGCTTCACAAAGCTCGTTATCTCCTCAAACCATTCTCAACCTCAACACCAGCTTCTCTCACTTGGAGAACCCAAATCAAACAAGACCAGCTCGCCTCCCAAATCTCATCCCTTCTCTTACAGAGGCGCAATTGGGTCCCGCTTCTTCAAAACCTCAATCTCTCCTCCAAACTAACCCCATCTCTCTTCCTTCAAATTATccaaaaaacccaaaacagCCCTGAAATCTCTCTCAACTTCTTCAATTGGGCCAAAACAAATCTTGGGTTTCAACCGGACCTCCCGTCTCACTGCCAAATCATCCAGCTTTCACTCGCGTCGGGTCTTGTTCAACCCGTGAAGCCCCTCTTGGGTTCTCTGATTCAGTGTCACCCTGCACCAGTGCTTGTACAGTGCCTGCTTCGAGTTTGTAGAGGTAGAGATTCTCAGTCTAATTTATTAAGCCTTGTTCTTGAATGTTATTCACAGAAGGGTTTGTTCATGGAGGGGTTAGAGGTGCTCGGGAAAATGAGAGGTCGTGGGTGTACCCCTTCGGTTCGTGCCTGTAGTGCTCTGCTTGATTCTTTGTTACGGGAAAATGAGACTAAACTGGCTTGGTGTTGCTATGGTGCCGTAATTCGTTGTGGGGTGTCGCCAGACCGGTCTATGTGGTCGTTGGTTGCtcagattttgtttaaaaatgggAAATTTGAGAGAATTGTTAGATTGTTAGATGTAGGTCTCTATACTTCTGTGATTTGTAATCTTGTTGTTGATTGTTATAGCAAAAGTGGGGATTTTGGAGCCGCTTTTGATATCTTGAATCAGATGTACGATAGGAAAATTGACCCGGGTTTTAGTACTTATAGTTCGGTTCTTGATGGGGCATGTAAATACGAAAATGCTGCAGTAATTGAGAACATAATGAGCATTATGGTGGAAAAGAAGCTGCTACCAAAGATACTTTCATTCGAGTATGATTTAGTAGTTCAGAAGCTTTGTGACTTGGGCAAGACGTATGCGGCGGAGATGTTCTTTTGTAGAGCTCGTGATGAGAGCAGCGGGTTACAGGATGCTACTTATGGGTGTATGTTAAGAGCATTGTCAAAGGAAGGAAGACTAGAGGAAGCGATTCCAATATATCGTTTAATCTCTGAAAGGGGTCTTACAGTGAATGATAGCAGTTATAACGCATTTGTAAATGTTCTTTGTAAGGAAAACCAATCCGAGGAAGCTTGTGAATTGTTAAGGGATGTTGTCAGAAGAGGAAGTACTCCATGTGCATCAGAATTGTCTAGATTTATAGCATCACAGTGTAATAGAGGGAGATGGAGAGAAGCAGAGGAAGTGTTGAATTTAACTCTAGAGAAAGGGTTATTGCCAGATTCTCTATGTTGTTGCTTGTTGATGGTGCATTACTGCTCCAGCAGACGGATTGATTCAGCTATGGCATTGCATGACAAGATGGAAAGATGGAATAATGGTTTGGATGCAGCAACTTATAATGTACTGCTCAAAGCGCTCTTTTCGGGAAAGAGGATTGAAGCAGCAGTCAGGGTATTTGAATACATGAGAAGAATGAATTTGGTGAGCAGTGCAAGTTTTACGATTATGATTAGTGGTCTTTGTCGTGCAAAGGAACTTAGAAAGGCCATTAAAATTCATGATGAAATGTTGAACATGGGGCTTAAACCTGATCGAGCAGCATACAAGCGATTGATACGTGGTTTTAAATAA
- the LOC122276074 gene encoding probable dolichyl-diphosphooligosaccharide--protein glycosyltransferase subunit 3B produces MASFREPPSLLLLLAVFSLALLSVSADSDSQRVSELLALQSRSKSGVIHLDDRSVSRFLTSVKTPRPYWLVVFFDATQLHDKTELHLKTLHSEFALLANSFITNNQDPESPSHGKLFFCDLEFKESQSSFGLFGVNALPHIRLIAPHQNPKESHQMDQGDFSRLAESMSEFIESKTKFVFGPIHRPPMLSSKQLIVIFLAISIWIPFAIKKIVIGETLLHDPKIWLVGSVFVYFFSVSGAMHNIIRKMPMFLADRNDPNRLIFFYQGSGMQLGAEGFAVGSLYTIVGLLLAFMTHVLVKVRNVNVQRVVMIVALFISFWAVKKVVYLDNWKTGYGIHGFWPSSWK; encoded by the coding sequence ATGGCTTCCTTTCGCGAACCTCCTAGTCTCCTCCTCTTATTGGCCGTGTTTTCCCTCGCCCTCTTATCGGTCTCAGCCGATTCGGATTCTCAACGGGTCTCGGAGCTTCTGGCCCTTCAGTCCCGATCTAAATCGGGAGTGATCCACCTGGACGACCGCTCCGTCTCTCGCTTCCTCACCTCGGTCAAGACTCCGAGACCCTACTGGCTCGTCGTCTTCTTCGACGCCACTCAGCTCCATGACAAGACAGAGCTCCATCTCAAGACTCTCCACAGCGAGTTCGCCCTCCTTGCCAACTCCTTCATAACCAACAACCAGGACCCCGAGTCGCCTTCCCATGGCAAGCTCTTCTTCTGCGACCTCGAATTCAAAGAGTCACAGTCCAGCTTCGGCCTCTTCGGTGTCAATGCCCTCCCTCACATCCGCCTCATCGCTCCGCACCAAAACCCCAAAGAATCCCATCAGATGGACCAGGGAGACTTCTCCAGGCTCGCCGAATCGATGTCCGAGTTCATCGAATCGAAGACCAAGTTTGTCTTCGGCCCGATCCACCGGCCACCCATGCTTTCCAGCAAGCAATTGATAGTCATCTTCCTTGCCATTTCGATTTGGATTCCATTCGCTATAAAAAAGATCGTCATAGGCGAGACATTACTCCACGATCCGAAAATCTGGCTGGTCGGTTCGGTGTTCGTCTACTTCTTCAGCGTTTCGGGCGCGATGCACAACATAATTCGGAAAATGCCCATGTTCCTGGCTGACCGGAACGATCCGAACCGCCTCATATTTTTCTACCAGGGCTCCGGCATGCAGCTTGGGGCGGAGGGGTTCGCGGTCGGATCCTTGTACACGATTGTGGGGCTGTTGCTGGCGTTCATGACGCACGTGCTCGTGAAGGTGAGGAATGTAAACGTGCAGCGAGTGGTCATGATCGTTGCTCTTTTCATTTCGTTTTGGGCGGTCAAGAAGGTCGTGTATTTGGATAATTGGAAGACTGGTTATGGGATCCACGGATTCTGGCCTTCAAGTTGGAAATAA